The genomic window AGCGCTTAATGACGCGTGGTAACATCAGTGCATCTGACGGGATAATGCACCGGTTCTCCTAGGGTTTTGTGTCGATTGCCTTTGCATGCGCTGAAAGGGATTCAAATAATAAATGCGATATGATGTGTATGCAAAAAACTAGGGCGTTGTCGCAGGGAGTTGCCGCGTGTGCGTGGTTTTGACCGGGATGTGGCCACGACCTCTAGGGAGTTGCCACATGTGCGTGGTTTTGACCGGGATGTGGCCACGACCTCTTAGGATAATAATTGGAAAGGCTACATGACAGTACTGTGGTGGTTTCATTTCCTTCCCTAGGAGTGTGCAAACAATTTGCCTGGAAAATATGGGGTATACTCAGTTGATCCTTCATTGTTGTGTAAGGGAGCGACTCTTCTTTGGCTTGATCATGGTGTCCTCCTCCCCCTCATCGTCAGAGATGTCAATGATTTTGACTGTCTTGACTGGGGCAAAGTCACCTGGTGCCGGCACTAGTTTCACCTACCGTGGTGCCTCTGAGGGCGAGTGGCCCCGCGGGCATATTTGCAAGATTGGAGTTGGCCACCATCGTGCTTCCATCCTTGCAGAGAGAGCCACCCCCTGCCACTCCGTCTTGATCTCTAGTCCGATTGATCTCTCTAGTTGAGATTATCAATATCTCTGACGATGAAGAGGAGGTTAGCTGAGATCTATTAGAGAAGAAGATCGACGAGGAAGAGAAGGCGGAAGCGAAGAAGGAGGCATCCCAagcggagaagaagaaggctaaggaggagggagagaaggtcGTGGAGGAGTTTTCTTTGTCCTCATCCTCTGATATTGTGGGGGCTGGCTACTGCATCAGTCGCTGCAGTGGTAGGCCGCAGATGAAGTGCATACACTGCCTCATACGCTGCTATTAGGGCTTGTAGTTTACTTCCCCATCATTTGTCAGTGCTTTTGGTCCCGAGTAGTCTAGATACCAGGAACTCGGAAAGGCATGTAAGCATCTTTTTAGATGtgaaatttattaatataactaagtcCTTGTGTCCGCTTAGTGTTATTTCTTTTTGTGTGTGCACCTAAGCTCCAGTGCCTTACCTTTTTCGCCCCCCCCCTCGCACGTAGTGGTTGTTAGCGACCAAAGAGTGCGATTGTGTTTTAGGGGCAACTGGAGCGACGAAGTTTTACACAGGTTTATGCCTTAACGCAACCACGGTAGGTGTCATTGACGTGCAGAGGGTTTGGACCCTGATGCCTTTGGCATGGGATAGTGACCTCGACATCCCTGGCGGAGGAGGTGTAGCCGATAGTGTGGCCATGAGGTGACTTATTTGACGGAGGCGAGGCttttggagcctagtggtggtgGATGGAGGCGAAGTCGACAAATTAAGATCGATGGAGACAGCTTGCGACCCCCTCAACACTGGCCGCCGCTAGGCTCCAGCATAATACGAACATTCTTCTATCCGATGTTGGTATAAACTCctctccaatttttttttcagatttctgACTCAAAGCAATCTATCCGAAGTCTGATGCCGAGGCTCCAAAGGCCCGCGACCCTCTAGGCCCTTAGACGTAGCGAGGCTCTGGAGACAGGGCCACCGGAGAACAACGACAGTTGCCAGAGGTAAAgctgatggctaggccgagggaggcaatccgtgaccccttcggcccttagccgtggcgAGGCTTCAGGGACAGGGCCATTCGGAGCCCAGCGACAGTCTCCGATGGTGAAGACGTAGGCTGAAGGAGGCAGTCCATGACCTCCTTGGCCCTTAGCTAtggcgaggctccagaggcaagaCCATTTAGAGCCCAATGACagtcgtcggaggtgaagccaatggctagactaagggaggcagtccgcaaccccctcagcccttagccatggTGAGGCTTCAGAGACTGGGCCATTTAAAGCCCAACGACagttgtcggaggtgaagctgatggctaggccgaggaaGGCAGTCCACGGCCCCCACGACCCTTAGCCATGGCGAGGTTCTAGTGGTAGGATCATCTGGAGCCCAGCGAGGGTCGCTGGAGGTGAAGTTGATGGCTAGGCCGACAGAGGCAGTCTGCGACctcctcagcccttagccgtggcGAGGCTCTAGAGGCATGACCATCCGAACCCAGCAAcggttgccagaggtgaagccaatggctaGGCCGATGGAGGCAGTCAGCGACctccttggcccttagccgtggcGAGGCTCCAGATGCAGGCCATCCGGAGCCCAACGACagttgttggaggtgaagccgatggctaggtcTAGGGAGGTAGTCCGTGACCCCTTGGGCCCTTAACCGtggtgaggctctggaggcaaggccatccagagcccagTGATGGTCgctggaggtgaagtcgatggctaggccgagggaggcagtccaaGACCCCCTCGACCCTCAGCCATggcgaggctctggaggcagggccatctggagcccagCGACGGTCGCTGGAAGTGAAGCCGATGGTTAGagtgagggaggcagtccaccACCCCtttggcccttagccgtggcGAGGATCAtaggtttctttgtacctctacgatATCGGGGCTTACACCTACGACCTATTGGAGGGTTTTCAGTACCACTACGACATTGGGGCTTTTGCCTACGACCTGCTGGAGGGTTTCCAGTACCTCTATGGCATCGGGACTTTCGCCTAAAACCTATCGGAAGGTTTTCAGTACATCTACGGCATTGGGGCATTCGCTACGACCTACCGGAGGGTTTCCAGTACCTCTACGGCATCGAGTTTTTTTGCCTACGACCTACTGGTGGGTTTCCAGTACCTCTGCAACATCGGGGTTTTTACCTATGATCTCCTGGAGGCTTTTTTACCTCTACAGCATCGGGGCTTTCGCCTACGACATGTCAAAGGATTTTCAATACCTCTACGGCATCAGGACTTTCGCGTACAACCTACCAGAGGGTTTTAGTAGCTCTAAGGCATCGGGGCTTTCACCTACGATCTGACGAAGGGTTTCCAGTACCTTTATAGCATCAGAGCTTTTGCCCATGACCTTCCGGAGGATTTCTTTATACCTCTACGACATCAGAGCTTTCGCCTACGgcctgtcggagggttttcagtacctctacggTATCAGAGCTTTTGCCTATGACCTGCTGGAGAGATTTCATTATCTCTACGACATCAGAGCTTTTGCCTACGACCTGCCGAAGGGTTTTTAGTACCTCTACAACATTGATGCTTTCGCATATGACATGTCAGAGGGTTTCTTTAAGGTTTTTAAGGCATCTCTGCTCGCATAGGTCTTTTGAGATGTTTCCGCCACCGAGGCTAAGCCACCTATGGAGAGGTTCTTAAAGATCTCTCCGCCACCAAGGCTAAGCCGTTGGTAGGGAGGTTTTTCAAGATCTTTCTGTCACTGAGGCTAAGCCATTGGTGGGGAGGATTTAAAAGATCTCTCCGCCATCGCGATTGAGCCATTGGTGGGGAGGTTTCTCAAGATGTCTCCGCCACTGAGGCTAAGTCAGGGATAgggagattttttttaagacatCTTCACCACCGAGATTTGCACTatcggtggggaggtttttgtaaggccTCTCCACCATCGATGTTATGCCATAGGTGGGGAGGCTTTTTGTAAGACATCTCCACCACCGAGGTTTGTGCCATTGGTGGGGGAGTATTTGTAAGGCATCTCCACAACCGAGCTTGTGCCATTGGTGGGGCGGTTTTTTTGTAAGAcatctccaccaccaaggtttgttccatcggtggggaggtttttgCAAGGTATCCGTGCACTATTTGAGTAAAGGTATGACTTAAATTTTGACTGCAGATATAACTTAGGTTTTACTACCTACTATTGAACAGggatataacttaagttgtACGATATACTGTTCCTACCTAGTCATCATCTATCATTGGAACTTCCAACAGATAGACTAGCTACTTTCAATGTATGCTGACCCTACTGAAAAAACAACCAGCCAGACAAGCTATTGCTAGGTGGTCATAGACGagcgtacctttgccaaaatggGGTCTCCATAGTATGGTTGAAGGCTAGAAAAACTTCACGGCCTAAAGGCGAAGGAAGAGTTGGCTCCTCCGACCTGGGTTGTCTGGCAAAGGGTCTGAGCTACGTGGGCATCCGGAGCATCCAAAGCCAAGTCGGGGGCCCTAACTGCTCCGGAGGCTCAGGATGGGGCCTCACATTGGAGGCCTTCCTGTGCATGATGGTTAGGGTTATTTGTTTGACTCAATCCTCGCCGTGGGGTACTACACCATTGGTGGCTGAGTCGGAGGTGGCCTAACGGTCTGAAGGGGGCTTGGCAAGGCCCTGTTGCCTACCTGGTGCTCCACTACAGGCTTACGGCCCCTAGGTCGCCTGTCGCCGGCCTTTTCCCTCGCCAGGCGCCCTATCTGCCTTCCGAGGTAATCCTCCCAGAAGTTTATGAGAGTTCGGTAGCCATCTGTATTGTGGCCATGTCCGGCCTTGTGCAGGATGCATTGGTACCCTTCCGGTGGTGTCGGAGTCGATGGTCAACGATGAGGGCGACGTCAAAATCTGCACGCACCAGAACCTATAGTCTCCCtgaacccccccccctcgcCAGGGGAGGCCGAGGGGGCTGCCAGGCAACAAAGCCTTCGGAGGACGCTGGCTTGACGAAGGTGCTTTGGACATCATCACAGGAGGTCTCTAGGGGCTGGGCCCAGGCATGTGTGCCCCTGGGCTTGAGCACCCAGAACCACTAGAGGGCAGCTTGTTTGGCTGCGGCTTCTGATGTAACCTTCTGGGGTGCGACGAGGTCCTTGTTGTGCCATTGTTGTAAGGCCTTTGTGCCGGTTTGGGCCTCCATGCTGACCCAAGCTATTGGGTCGGTGGTGGCTGAGGGGCCATCGTTCCACATAGCTGCAGAGCTGGCAGGTGCACATAGTGTGCCTAGTTGCGGCTCTCATGCATGCTTTTGCATGGGTGCGGCGATGAGAATGACTACTTGGGCTAGCACCTTGGTGATCTTTTAGTGGTGTCCTACCTCTCTAGTACATCTGTGTTCCCTCTCTATGGATGACGCATTGCTGGCGGAAGACGAAACATCTTCCGCAAACAAGGTGCGGCGAGAGCCTCCTCTAGAAaggagactcaaacttggagaaGACATCGAGAGACAGGATAACACCAAATATATTGATCCTAAAAAGGTGTCCTTCCTTTGGCCTAATAGCCATGGCCAAGTATTTATTGTGCTATCTGAGGCGTGGCATACAAGTTGTTATGATAACAAGGACTTAGAACCGACCGAGTTATATGGACCGCACATAGGTAAAATACTTTTAACCCTAcccagaagatattatctactataacAGGGTAAGGACATCAAGTGGCGGTAGACTTGGTCGGTCGTCAAATGCGGCGCCGACCTTATCCTTTGTGTCAGATTGACTGCCGAGGTGACCAACATTTAATGCTGGTTACTTCGTAGCAGTCAAATGGCGATCGGTGGACTCCATTTGGCTGATATTCATAGGGACTTGATGACCCCCTTCCTCCCACGCTTCGAGGGTAGGCAAGCTCCAGAGTTCGCAGGCTCCGGGGGCCTCGTAGGTCTGGGGCCCATGAGCTAACGCCAGCAAAGGGCACGATACTGAGCCGATTATCAATTGTGACACGACATCGTACTGTCACAGATGTCATGGTGTCCACCACCTGTACTGCAATCAACTGCCGGCCACTTCATGCTAGACCAATTGCAGTGAGTGTTCTCCTTTTGTTGAGATTCTCTGCGGAGGTCAGCTGCTGCCCCGTTCTGAGAGGCAGTGGCCTAATGAGTCTCATGGCTTCTGGAAGCCTGAATCATGGAAAAGAGTCTGAAGCTATAGTAACTCCCTAGTAATGCTCATGGGCTGGAGCATTTCACTAGCAATTTGGACcctagaggagaggaggaaaagaaaaaaaatacaaagaaaGAATGTCTTAAAAATAGACGCAGATCACTGTCGAATCAACGCGGCTGTCAGTTTGTCACCTTGTGGAGCGACGGCGTGCGGCGGGAAGCCGCGAGGAAGCAAGCCGAGCATCCACGTGCGCGCTCGTCATTCCCCGCCGCGTCCACATCGGATGGGGTGCCGTCGGCTTCCCTCTACATCGCACGCGCCATTTCCatttcacctataaataaacGTAAGCTCGATCAATGGCGTCACATCCCGATAGACAGAGGCAGAGCTAGCCGGCCTCTCCGCGTGGTGATCAGCTCAGCCGGTGAGGATCAAGAGGCAGGCAACGCAAAGATAACCAGCTTCGGCGAGGTCGAGGCATCGAGCAGAGGAGCGGAGAGAAGAGCAGAGTAGAAACCTACGTGCTCCAATCCAGCAGCAGTCCAAGAGGATATATGTCGTGCCTGGGCCGCGCGGCGGTGCCGGTGAAGCGGGTCTGGCGCGGTCTCAGCGCGCGCCTCGGCCTCCGGCGGACCACCGGTGAGTTGTCTACCTACGTGCCGATGGATCGGGGATCAGACGACCGGTCGGATGCTGAGGATGACATGGACGTCGGCGTGCTCGCAGGGCTGGGCAGGCTGCGGAAGGAGGTGCGGACGTGCGAGTACCGCGACGTGCACGTCATGTGGGAGATGCTCAGCAAGAGTAACACCACCGGCGGCACCACTAGGGGTGGAGGAGACATGCCCGACGACGACGCCGCCGGGAAGggcgcggcggcgacgaggcggacgaggagggggaggaggctcGTCGTGTCTCCTACTGCTGCGCGctctgagctgagctgagctgagctgagctgagcagagcagagcagagccaTTCAGAGACGGACAGAGAGGGATCCTCTTCTTGTGCGTTCTTGATTGGAACAGGGAGTTCATCGATCAATTAAGCTTTGGCAGAAGAGGGTCTTGTTTGTTTGGAACGGAGGAATTTCACAGTTGGATTCCAAAAATCCCGCGTTCCGAATGGGTATCATTCCAGGGTTGTGTATATACAGGCTGCTGTGATTTTGATCCAATTTTGTTTGTGTCTTCGGTTGTCCGCTTGTTCATTCGAGCTGTGGTTCCATCAGAAATCTTTTGCTGTCATTCCATATCTCTACGTGTTCTTGTGAATCAGCTTCAGTTTTCTGTGATTAAAAAACCGAACAAATCACAATGAAATGGGCATAAGCTTCATTTGTGTGACAGAAATGAAACGAGAACTCGATCAAAATTCAGCTTCATTTGCGTGACAGAAATGAAATGCGAACTCGATCAAAGTTCAGAGTTTGGACTGGCGAGCTAGTGTGTTTGTAAGCCTGATGGAAATGGATCAAAATCCAGTAGTGCTGTTCAAGCTGTTGACAGGGATTTTAATTTTTGACATTCATGGAGAACTCTAGAGCTGGCCGTcagaagaacaaaagaaaattgcatCTGTTGTCACGTCACAAATTCAAACCCGTATTATTCTAAGCATTTGACGAAGACGGATTGGGAGGCGATTTCTGATGGAATTACGCTGAACCTAGACTAAGAAACAAGGTCCAATACTCTGATAAATGTTCTGGAATATTCATCCAATAAAtgccttgctttttttttttccttcctcgTTCATGCTGTGTTAGTACAGCTCCAGCGTTTTGCAAATGTGACTGATGGCACACCCATCTTTGTTAGATAAAAGAAGCAATATCTTTATTCCGGTCTCGTATGCactcacactactacagaacatcaAATATATAATGCTCCATCAATTTCGGTTCAACAGTAACCGCTACTGAAAAcatatcaatgccggttctaaaactccaGCACGTGAACAACGACTAAAgagctaagaaccggcactgatagtgactatcagtgccagttccacataccaaccggtattgatacttGTTACAATATAAAAGCCCACCTTCTTCCCCAGCTCGACCAGAATAGAGCTGTCGCAAGCCCAAGCAAACAGCACCGGCCACCAATTTTTTACCGTCTTGCGGTCAGAGGATTCAAGATTTAGAGGAGTTAGCTGCTCTAAGGtcagtgagatgatctatatttcattttcagATAGCT from Phragmites australis chromosome 14, lpPhrAust1.1, whole genome shotgun sequence includes these protein-coding regions:
- the LOC133890033 gene encoding uncharacterized protein LOC133890033 isoform X1, which encodes MSCLGRAAVPVKRVWRGLSARLGLRRTTGELSTYVPMDRGSDDRSDAEDDMDVGVLAGLGRLRKEVRTCEYRDVHVMWEMLSKSNTTGGTTRGGGDMPDDDAAGKGAAATRRTRRGRRLVVSPTAARSELS
- the LOC133890033 gene encoding uncharacterized protein LOC133890033 isoform X2 — its product is MSCLGRAAVPVKRVWRGLSARLGLRRTTGLGRLRKEVRTCEYRDVHVMWEMLSKSNTTGGTTRGGGDMPDDDAAGKGAAATRRTRRGRRLVVSPTAARSELS